A DNA window from Danio aesculapii chromosome 14, fDanAes4.1, whole genome shotgun sequence contains the following coding sequences:
- the LOC130240359 gene encoding protocadherin alpha-3-like, with protein MANSARKRNILWIYITAFYLLPTISSGQIVFSVSEEASPGTTVGNIVKDLNLNLQELEDRGFQIVGPNKRYFYVNMKTGILQIKDKLDREEICGQSLKCALELEAIVNSPLNMYRFEVNVLDINDNSPTFPSSSLHLNVSEAAFIGERYSLPSADDADVGINSVKSYKLSPNEHFSLDVQSGGEQSVSAELVLQKALDREKQAGIQLTLTAVDGGKPPRSGTVNIIVNVVDVNDNIPVFTKSLYKARIPENAPVGTSVITVNARDADAGLNGEIVYSFIKHGNDKNIESFAINKETGEITVLGKLDHESNNAIEIRVQARDKGPTPRVAHCKVLVEIIDVNDNIPEISVTSLINVVKEDSPKGTMVGLITVKDDDSDENGSVKLKIIDSLPFALQNTYKNKYSLIVDGPLDRERASEYNVTISATDEGNPPLSSTSVIAVHVSDVNDNAPRFPEPVINVYVKENSQIGAVIHTVSAVDPDVGDNARITYSLLESSKSGPVTSMININSDTGDLHSLQSFNYEEIKTFEFKVQATDSGVPPLSSNVTVNVFVLDENDNSPAILAPYSELGSVNTENIPYSADAGYFVAKIRAVDADSGYNALLSYHISEPKGNNLFRIGTSSGEIRTKRRMSDNDLKTHPLVILVSDNGEPSLSATVSIDAVVVESGSDVKTPFRHAPVKEESFSDLNLYLLIAIVSVSVIFLLSLISLIAVKCHRTDSSLGRYSAPMITTHPDGSWSYSKSTQQYDVCFSSDTLKSDVVVFPAPFPPADAELISINGGDTFTRTQTLPNKEKVRD; from the coding sequence ATGGCGAATTCTGCAAGGAAACGAAACATATTGTGGATATATATCACTGCTTTTTATTTACTTCCGACGATATCATCGGGGCAGATTGTGTTCTCTGTGTCGGAAGAGGCCAGTCCAGGGACTACAGTTGGCAATATAGTCAAAGATTTAAATCTTAATTTGCAAGAACTGGAAGATCGGGGATTTCAGATCGTTGGACCAAACAAAAGGTATTTCTATGTAAATATGAAAACAGGAATACTTCAAATTAAAGACAAATTAGACCGAGAGGAGATATGCGGACAAAGCTTAAAATGTGCTTTAGAGCTGGAGGCCATTGTTAATTCACCACTGAACATGTACAGATTTGAAGTAAATGTGTTGGATATAAACGACAATTCTCCCACATTTCCCTCCTCCTCgttacatttaaatgtatctgAGGCAGCGTTTATAGGGGAAAGATATTCTTTACCGAGTGCAGATGATGCAGATGTGGGCATTAATTCGGTGAAGAGCTACAAGCTTAGTCCAAATGAGCATTTCTCTTTGGATGTACAAAGCGGAGGAGAACAGAGTGTGTCTGCTGAATTAGTGCTGCAGAAAGCTTTAGATCGAGAAAAACAGGCGGGGATCCAGCTCACACTGACCGCAGTAGATGGAGGAAAACCTCCAAGATCAGGAACAGTAAATATAATTGTTAATGTTGTAGATGTGAACGATAACATTCCCGTTTTCACAAAATCTCTTTACAAAGCTCGAATTCCAGAAAATGCTCCCGTTGGAACCTCCGTTATCACTGTAAACGCGAGAGATGCAGACGCGGGGCTAAACGGAGAAATAGTTTATTCTTTCATCAAACATGGTAACGATAAAAATATTGAGTCATTTGCGATTAATAAAGAAACTGGTGAAATAACTGTTCTAGGTAAATTAGATCACGAGTCAAATAATGCTATTGAAATACGCGTGCAAGCGAGAGACAAAGGCCCGACTCCAAGAGTAGCTCATTGTAAAGTATTAGTGGAAATAATTGATGTTAATGATAATATTCCTGAAATATCTGTGACGTCTCTTATTAATGTTGTGAAGGAGGATTCACCAAAAGGGACAATGGTGGGGCTGATTACAGTAAAAGATGATGATTCTGACGAAAATGGAtcagtaaaattaaaaataatcgaTTCCCTTCCGTTTGCATTACAGAACACCTATAAAAATAAGTATTCTTTGATTGTAGATGGACCTCTAGACAGAGAGCGCGCGTCTGAGTATAACGTGACAATCAGCGCTACTGATGAAGGGAATCCGCCTCTCTCTAGCACCAGTGTCATTGCTGTACACGTTTCTGATGTCAATGACAACGCGCCGCGCTTTCCAGAGCCCGTCATTAATGTTTATGTGAAAGAGAACAGTCAGATTGGAGCTGTTATTCATACAGTATCTGCTGTTGATCCTGATGTAGGTGATAATGCCAGAATAACATATTCTTTACTAGAAAGCTCTAAAAGCGGCCCGGTAACATCCATGATCAACATAAACTCTGACACTGGAGATCTCCACAGTTTACAGTCGTTTAACTATGAGGAGAtcaaaacatttgagtttaaaGTTCAGGCCACAGACTCTGGTGTTCCTCCGCTCAGCAGTAACGTGACTGTAAATGTTTTTGTCCTGGATGAGAATGACAACAGTCCCGCGATTCTCGCGCCCTATTCCGAGCTCGGTTCCGTTAACACCGAGAACATTCCCTATTCTGCTGACGCGGGATACTTTGTGGCCAAGATCAGGGCTGTAGATGCAGATTCTGGTTACAATGCGCTGTTGTCCTACCACATCTCTGAGCCCAAAGGAAACAATCTGTTCCGAATCGGAACCAGCAGCGGGGAGATCAGAACTAAGAGGAGAATGAGTGACAATGACCTGAAAACTCACCCGCTGGTCATTTTGGTTTCTGATAACGGAGAGCCCTCACTGTCAGCGACTGTGTCTATTGATGCTGTGGTTGTTGAAAGCGGAAGTGACGTCAAGACTCCATTCAGACACGCGCCGGTAAAGGAGGAGAGTTTCTCGGATTTAAATCTGTATCTGCTGATCGCCATTGTGAGTGTGTCCGTCATCTTTTTACTGAGCCTCATCAGTTTGATAGCTGTAAAATGCCACAGGACGGACAGCAGTTTGGGCAGGTACAGCGCCCCGATGATCACCACACACCCTGACGGGAGCTGGTCTTACTCCAAATCTACTCAGCAGTATGACGTGTGTTTTAGCTCAGACACACTGAAG